The following DNA comes from Rhodothermales bacterium.
CCGCCTCCTGGCGGCGCCCCCCGAGATCGCCCTCGTGCTCGGCTCCGGACTGGGCGGCCTGGCGGACGCCATCGTTGATCCAGTGATCATTCCCACCCGATCCCTCTCCCACTACCCGGCATCGACCGCACCGGGGCACCAGGGCCGGCTCGTCTTTGGCACGCTCGAAGGCCGGCCCGTCGTCTGCGTCCAGGGACGCATCCACCTCTACGAGGGCATCAGCGTCCGACGCGTCGTCTTCCCGATCCGGCTCGTCCATGCCCTCGGCGCGCGTAAACTGCTCGTCACGAATGCCGCCGGCGGCATCAATCGGCAGTTCGCGGAGGGCGACCTCATGTTTATCACGGATCACATCAACTTCGCCTTCGCCAACCCGCTCGCCGGGCCCGACGCCGGCGAAGGCCCTCGCTTTCCGTCTCTCTCCGACGCCTACGACCCCGTCTGGCGACGCGCCGCCGAGGCCGCCGCACTACAGGAACGCATCGCCACACAATCCGGCGTTTACCTGTGGACAGGCGGGCCCAGCTACGAG
Coding sequences within:
- a CDS encoding purine-nucleoside phosphorylase, which codes for RLLAAPPEIALVLGSGLGGLADAIVDPVIIPTRSLSHYPASTAPGHQGRLVFGTLEGRPVVCVQGRIHLYEGISVRRVVFPIRLVHALGARKLLVTNAAGGINRQFAEGDLMFITDHINFAFANPLAGPDAGEGPRFPSLSDAYDPVWRRAAEAAALQERIATQSGVYLWTGGPSYETRSEIRLYRALGADAVGMSTVPEVIQARYLGMSVLGLSAITNLATGMNTEPLRHEDVLAVGRRIRHDAERLVRAILRATT